The following nucleotide sequence is from Pandoraea thiooxydans.
GTTCCGCCGGCACCGTCCAGTCCCTCGATCAGGGCGGTCGAGAAAGTCCCGTCGACCCACCGCGGCAGGTGCGGACGCAGCGCGCCGACGCCGGCGAGCGCTACGCTATAGGGACCCATCGACGCTGCCACGCCAACCGCGCTCGGCGATCCGCTCCAGGCCACGCGCGGGCCCAGTTCAGCGACTGTCTGCTGGCTGGTGTCGCGTACGCCCGCATAGACCAGGCTGCCAATTTGCCGGATCGCCTCCGGATTGAGCCCGCCCGGGTTGGTGAAATAACCCAGCAGCGACGGCATGGCCCCGGTCACCGCACCACTGAGCGCGCCGCCGCCGGCCAGAATGAAACGCACGCCGCGGTTATTCGCGTAGGTCTCGGGCAGCGCATCCGCCGCGCGCGAGCCCAGTCCGGCACCGGCATAGCCGCCGGCCACCGCGCCGGCCGTCGCGCCGACCGCGGTCAAGACTGCATTGGCCGGGCCGCTCCCCGCCACCGTCCCCAGCCCGAACGAAATGCCGTATCTGGCGACCGCACCAGCCAGCGTGCTGGCGCCATCCCGCAGGAAAGCCGCGCCAGCGGCCCGCCAGCGCTCTGGCCAGGTGATCAGGCCCAGCATATCCGTGCGACTGGTGGGATTGTTGCCGGTCATCGCGAACAGATTCGGGCCGTCCACCGGTCCCGCCGGGTCGGTGTTGAGCCAGCGGCCGAGCCAGGGCGCGTAATAGCGGAAGCCGTAATAGCTCAAACCCGATGCATCGCGCTCCTTGCCGGCATGGCGCGTGGTCTTGTAACGCGCCTCGCACTGATGCCGGGCCATCCAGCATGCCGTGCCGCCGAATGGATAGTAGCTCTCCCGTGTCAATTGCGCGGCGCTGGCGTCGAGCTCTTGAGTGGTCGAGGCGAGTGCGTCGGAAAGGGCAAAACGCACCTGATTGTCCGGCAACGACGGCGGTCTGCCGGCACGCCAGCGCAGGACGCGCGCCATCTGGGAGCCTGCCTGGGCAACGACGACAAGGTATTGCTGCGTGGCGGCGCGCCGGATTTCCAGGCCTGGCAAATAACAGGTGGACTCAGGCGCCGGGCGCGCTTGACCGTCGCGGCGGGGGGGCGCTGGCCACATTGGATTTTCCCGAGCGCAAGCCGGTGCCGCTATAGCAATAGCGTTCGATGACGTTGTGCGGGTGATTGGAAGCTGGGAGGGCATGGTGGCTCATGATGTCGGCTCATGTAGAGGGGGATAGGCGAGGAGCAAATGCCGTGCGCCGGGATGGCACACGGCATTTGCACCGTAGGCCATCGCATCCCCGCGAGGCAAGCTGCTGCGCGCTGGCGCGCGTGCAAGCGATTGGTTTATCGATACAAACCCGGCCCGAGTGCGATCGTTTTATCTCGTCGCCCTTCGGAATGTTCGGGCCGCGCACGGCGCGCGACATCGAGGCCCGCTATACTGAACTTTTTAGGAAAAATTTCCTGTCCGGTGCCGGGCAATCATTGAAAGGGGTGAGCTAATGCAACGTGAAGTCGTGGTCGTCAGCGGAGTGCGTACTGCCATTGGAGATTTTGGCGGCAGCCTCAAGGATGTCGCGCCAACCGAGCTGGGGGCGCTGGTGGTGCGAGAATCGCTGGCGCGCGCCGGCGTGTCGGGCGAAGAAGTCGGGCACGTGGTGTTCGGTCACGTGATCAACACCGAGCCCAAGGACATGTACCTGGCACGGGTGGCCGCGATCGGCGGCGGTGTGAGCCAGGATGCGCCGGCTTTGACGCTCAACCGCTTGTGCGGCTCCGGCTTGCAGGCAATTGTCTCGGCTGCGCAAAACATTCTGCTGGGCGACGCCGATATTGCCATCGGTGCGGGGGCGGAGAGCATGAGCCGCGCGCCATACCTGATGCCCGGTGCGCGCTGGGGTACCCGCATGGGCGAGTCGCGTCTGGTCGACATGATGCTGGGCGCGCTGCATGACCCGTTCGATGCGATCCATATGGGCGTGACGGCCGAGAATGTCGCGGCCAAGTGGCAGATCACCCGTGCCGACCAGGACGCGCTGGCGGTGCAGTCCCACCAGCGGGCCGCGCGCGCCATCGCCAACGGCTACTTCAAGGATCAGATCGTGCCGGTGATGCTCAAGACGAGGAAGGGAGAGGTCGCTTTCGTCACCGACGAGCATGCGCGCGCCGAGGCGACACTCGACGATATGGCGAAGCTGCGTCCGGTATTCCAGAAAGACGGCACGGTCACGGCTGGCAACGCATCGGGCCTGAACGATGCGGCGGCAGCGGTGGTGCTGATGGAGCGTCGCACCGCCGAGCAGCGTGGCGTCAAGCCGCTGGCGCGTCTGGTGAGCTACGCCCACGCTGGTGTCGATCCGCGCTATATGGGCATCGGCCCGGTGCCGGCCACGCGCCGCGCACTCGAGCGCGCCGGGCTGAGCGTGCAGGACCTCGACGTCATCGAAGCGAACGAGGCATTCGCCGCCCAGGCCTGCGCCGTCACGCGCGATCTCGGACTCGATCCGGCCAAGGTGAATCCCAATGGCTCCGGGATTTCGCTGGGGCACCCGATCGGCGCGACCGGTGCGCTGATCACGGTCAAGGCGCTGCACGAGCTGCAGCGCGTGGGCGGGCGCTATGCGCTGGTGACCATGTGCATCGGCGGCGGGCAGGGCATTGCCGCGATCTTCGAGCGTATCTAGCCAGACTGAGCACCAGCCGCGCCGCCGGGGTGGGCAACCGCTTCGGCCGCGCGGCTCGACTAGGGGTTTGCCCCAATGCACCGAGTATCTTCGCAAGATCCGGGCTATGCTGTAATCATCTTTCGACTTGCGTTCGACCAGAATCCCGAAAAGCTGGCGTCACGATCGTTGCGTCGATTTATTCATCCGATGCAAATGACGATCCAGCTTGGCTTTGTCGCCGAGTTTCGGACTCTCAAGTACGCTGATCGACAACCTTAGGGTTTGTACTACCCTGTTGTCGATTGTGCGGAAATTCTCATTGAGCGCAGGGCAAAAGCGCAAGACATGACGCCGACACATTCGTATACTTTCATGAGTAATACGGGTTGTACTCACTTAAATTGACAAGTTATACTCCGCCCACTCGTTGGGTTGCGCTTTTTGTTTTTGGTGGGTTGTACTCTGCTGAGCGGTGAATCACTTCAGAGACGGTCCGTTTGACGAAAAAGCTCGCGGCGAGGGCGCGCGCGGCGCTTTGCCCGCATCATGCTGCAGCGCTTGCGGATTCGATTTAGTGGCAAAAGAAGGATTGCTTCGAGTTGAGTTCGGATTAAGATGGGGCACCTCATCTTGTCGAGGCAAGTAACTGAGTGAGCTTGAGGTAAATGTCGCGTCTTCGTGCGGGGGCGAGCGCGTGCAATGCGTACGAACCCGACATAAAGATAGCTGCTGCACAAATGCACGTCGTTAGATCAGGAGAATAGAGAATGAAAAGGTTTGCGAGAATCTCTGCAGTTTCCGTTTTTTCGCTGACGGTAGGGGTAGGCGCCGCACTGGCCGCGAGCGGCCCGATCAAGATCGGGGTCCAGGCGCCGATCACGGGCGATTACGCTGGCGAAGGCCAGGGCATCGAAAATGGCGTGAAGTTGCTGGCCAATGAGCAAAACGCCGCTGGCGGGCTGCTGGGCCGCAAAATCGACGTGGTGGTCTGCGACGACGAAGGCAAGCCGGCTCAGGCCGCGATCTGCGCTCGCAAACTGGTCAACGACGGCGTGATCGCCGTGATCGGGACGTACACCAGCGGCGCCGCGCTGGCGGCCGCGCCGATTTACTCGGCCGCCAACGTGATTCAGACCTCCGACGGCACCAGCGATGAGCTGACCGCCAAGGGCTGGAAGACTTTCTTCCGCAATGCGCCGCCGAACAGCGCCGAAGCCGTGTTCACCGCGCAATACCTGGTCAAGGCCAAGCATTACAAGCGTATCGTCGTGCTGAGCGACCATTCGAGCTACGCCACCGGGCTGGCCGACAGCGTCGACAAGGCTATCAAGGCTGACGGCGGCAATGTCGTTGCGAAGGACTACATCACGGCTGGCACGCAGGATTACAGCGCAGTGCTGACCAAGCTCAAGGCCGCCAACCCCGATGTCGTGTACTTCTCCGGCTATTACACCGATGGCGGCCTGATCCGCGCGCAAATGGAACAACTGGGCATGAAGGCCGCGTTCGTCGGCGGCGATGCCAACCAGAACGCCGCGTTCGCCAAAATCGCTGGCCCGGCCGCCAAGGGCGCGATCATCATCAACATTCCCTCGCCGGAAAACCTGCCGTACAAGGAAGCCAAGAAATTCCTGGCCGACTACGTGAAGGCTTACGGTTCCGCGCCGCCGAGCATCTACACCTTCACCAATGCCGACGGCTTCCGGGCAGTGATCGCTGCGATCAAGGCGACCAAGAGCACCGATACCGCCAAGCTGATTCCGTGGCTGCACAACATGAAGGGCTTCCAGGGCGTGACCGGGCCTTTCTCGTGGGACGCCAAGGGCGAGCGTATCGGCAGCCCGATGGCAGCGTTCGAAGTGCAGGCTGACGGCAGCTACAAGACGGTCTATCCGATGTAATGCCTGAGACGCGGGCGCCGCATCGCCAGATGCCGGCGCCCCGCGTCGAGATTTCCCGCTCGCCGCCAGGCGGCCATCCACGGAAATGGATCGATGGACTTTATCCTGCAGCAATTCATCAACGGGCTGACGGTCGGCGGCATTTACGCCTTGATCGCGCTCGGCTATACGATGGTCTACGGGGTGCTCAAGCTGATCAACTTCGCGCACGGGGACCTCTGCATCCTCGGCGCCTTCATCGGCCTGACGACCCTGACCACCGGCGTGTTCGGCGGCCTGTCGACACCCGTGCTCCTAGCTTTGGCATTCATCATCGCGGTGATCGTGGTGGGGGTGGCCGGCACCGTGCTCGAGCGTCTTGCCTACAAGCCGCTGCGCCGCGCGCACCGGCTCTCGCCGATGGTCTCCGCGCTCGGCGCATCGATGCTGATCGAAAACGGCATCATGCTGATCTGGGGCCCGAACGTACGGGTGTTCCCCAGCAATCTGCTGCCCACTTCGACCTGGCATATCGCCGGTGCCTATCTGAGTTTTGTCCAGCTGCTGATTATCATCGGCGCTTTCATCCTGATGATCGCGCTGTATCTGTTCGTTCACCATACCCGGCTTGGCACGGCCATTCGCGCCGCCGCGATTGACCAGGACGCCGCGCGCCTGATGGGCATCAACGTCAATCGCGTGATCGCCAGCGTGTTTGTCATCGGGCCGGTGCTGGGCGCCGTGGGCGGCCTGTTCATCGGACTTTACTATCGCCAGACCTACTTTACGATGGGCTGGTCGTATGGCCTGAATGCTTTTATCGCCGCCATCATCGGCGGGATCGGCAATATCCCGGGCGCGATGCTCGGCGGCTTGTTGCTGGGCCTGTTCAACGCGTTTGCCGCAGGTTACGTGTCGAGCTCCTGGCAGGACGCGATCACCTTCGCGCTGCTCATCGCGATTCTTCTGGTACGTCCGTCCGGCATTCTGGGCGAACGTGTCGCGGAAAAGGTGTAAGCCCATGACCAACCGCGCTACTGAAACCACATCCGCGCCGTCGACGGCATCGCACCCCATGTCAAAAACAGCGTCACAACCGCCCGGCCCCAACAAGTTGCGCCGCACCATCGGACCGCTGCTCTGGATTCTCGGTCTGGCGCTGCCGCTGGTATCGTCGCCGGCCTGGATCACCGTCGGCGGCATCTTCGCCATTTATGCGATCGTCGCGCTCTCGCAAGACATCGTGCTGGGCCGCGCCGGCATGTACGACATGGGCCACGCGGTCTATTTCGGCATCGGCGCCTACATCACGGCGATCCTGGCCCCGACCTTCAACTGGCCGATTCTGGCAACCATTCCCGTGGCGATCGTCGTCGCGGCTTTGCTCGGCGCCGTGCTATCGGCGCCTATCGTCAAGCTGCGCGGTGATTATCTGCTGGTGGTGACGATCGGCTTCAACGCGATCTTCGTGCTCGCCATGAAGAACAATCTGTTCGGCCTGACCGGCGGTCCCGACGGCATCTTCGGCATCGGCGGGCCCTCGGTGTTCGGCCATGCGTTCGATTCGCAGAGCGATCTGTTCTATCTGAACTGGGTGGCGCTGGCGTTGGTGTTGTGGGTAATGCGCAACCTCGACCGCTCGGCGCTCGGGCGCACTTTCCGCTACCTGAAATACGATGAACTCGCCGCCACCACGCTGGGGGTCAACGCGCACCGCTATAAAGTGGCCGCATTCGCCCTGGCCGCCGGCGTCGCGGGTCTGGCCGGTTCCCTGTTCGCCATGCAATTGTCGGCGGTGAGCCCTGGCTCGTTCCAGTTCGCCGACTCGGTGACGCTGTTTGCCATCGTGCTGGTCGGCGGTCAGGCGTCGGTGCCCGGCGTGCTGCTCGGTACCGCAATGATGTTCGTGGTGCCGCAGATCTTTACCGACCTCGCGCAGTACCGTTACCTGGCCTTCGGCTTCGCGATGATCGTCATCATGGTGCTCAGGCCTCAGGGCATTTGGCCGGCAAGGAGGGGCGGGCAATGACTCAAACGACCACGATCCCGGCCGTGTCCGGTGAGACCCTGCTCGAACTGGAGGGCGTGGGCATCAGCTTCGGCGGCCTGCGCGCGGTGGACGACCTGAGCTTTCGCGTCCAGCGCGGCCAGATCGTCGGCCTGATCGGCCCCAACGGCGCCGGCAAGACGACCGTGTTCAATTTGATCACCGGCGTCTACAAGCCGACCAACGGCCACATTCGCTGGCGCGGCCAGGAGGTTACCGGCCTGCAGCCGGACAAGATTGCCGCCCAGGGCATTCGCCGCACGTTTCAGACGATCCGCCTGTTTGCCGACATGACCGTGCTGGAAAACGTCGTCGCCGGCGAGCATCTGCAGATCAAGCAGCGCTGGTGGCAGGGCCTGTTGAATACGCCCGCGCAGCGGCGCGAGGAGCAAGCGCTCGTCGATCGTGCGATGGAGGTGCTGCAACAGCTCAATCTCGTCGATGTGGCACACGAAAATGCCACTTCGCTACCCTATGGCGTGCAGCGGCGGGTCGAGTTGGCGCGCACGCTGGTCGCGCGTCCGGAACTGATCATTCTCGACGAGCCCGCAGCCGGCTTGAACGAGTTCGAATCGGCGGGACTTAACGACACCATTCGCGCGATTCGGGACGCGGGCGTCACCGTGATTCTGGTGGAACACGACATGAGCGTGGTCATGAACGTGACCGACAACATCGTCGTGATCAATTTCGGCAAGAAGATCGCGGAAGGCAAGCCCGCGGAAATCCGCAACAATCCCCTGGTGATCGAGGCCTATCTCGGCCAGGAGGATGACGATGAAGAGGAAGATCCGCTGATGCATGCGGTACATACCGGACAGGTGAGCTCATGAGCCTGCTCGAAGTCGAAGACCTGCGTGTCAACTATGGCCACATCCAGGCGCTCAAGGGGATTTCCCTGCAGGTCGCCGAACGGGAGGTGGTCGCCATCCTCGGCGCCAATGGCGCCGGCAAGACCACCCTGATGCGTACGCTCAGCGGATTGATCACACCGCAGTCCGGCAAGATCACCTTCGCCGGCACCGAGACGACCCGGCTGGGTGCCGACAAGATCGTCCGGCTGGGCATCGGGCAATCGCCCGAGGGTCGGCGCGTGTTCGGCACGCTGTCGGTCGCCGAAAATCTGCGTCTGGGCGGCTTCACCCGCCCGCCGGCGGAGATCGGCCAGAGCTGCGAATACGTCTACAAAATTTTTCCGCGGCTCTATGAGCGGCGCGCTCAGTTGGCCGGCACGCTCTCCGGCGGCGAGCAGCAAATGCTGGCGATCGGCCGCGCGCTGGTCACCAAGCCCAAGCTGTTGCTGCTCGACGAGCCGAGCCTCGGCCTGGCGCCGATCATCGTGCGAAACATCTTCCAGGTGCTGCGCGAGGTGCGCGCCACGGGCGTGACCATCCTGATCGTCGAGCAGAACGCGCGCATGGCGCTCAAGCTCGCCGATCGCGGTTACGTGCTGGAAGTCGGGCGTCTTCAGCATGAAGGTTCGTCCAAGGAATTGCTGGCATCGCCGGAGATTCAGGCAGCATATCTCGGCCACGGTTGAAGTTGACACCGCAGTATCGAACGGGCTCCGCCATGGCGTTGCATCGCTGCCAATGCCATGGCGGAGCTCCATTTATTACATCGGGTAACGAAATAATCGGCTGGTCTTACCTCCCTGCCGAGGGGTACAATGCGCGCAACGCAGGCATTCTGCCACTTGATCCGTCCGATTTCTCGTAGTTGACGGATCATTGCTCACGGCTTGCCGTGCCGCAGGGCTGCTTCGTGTGGTGCTTGCGTTCGCGCCCCCCCACTTAACCTTTCCGCTGCACCGGGCGCGGGTCTCTTTGCTTCAGTTTGTCTTTCGT
It contains:
- a CDS encoding RHS repeat-associated core domain-containing protein, translating into MWPAPPRRDGQARPAPESTCYLPGLEIRRAATQQYLVVVAQAGSQMARVLRWRAGRPPSLPDNQVRFALSDALASTTQELDASAAQLTRESYYPFGGTACWMARHQCEARYKTTRHAGKERDASGLSYYGFRYYAPWLGRWLNTDPAGPVDGPNLFAMTGNNPTSRTDMLGLITWPERWRAAGAAFLRDGASTLAGAVARYGISFGLGTVAGSGPANAVLTAVGATAGAVAGGYAGAGLGSRAADALPETYANNRGVRFILAGGGALSGAVTGAMPSLLGYFTNPGGLNPEAIRQIGSLVYAGVRDTSQQTVAELGPRVAWSGSPSAVGVAASMGPYSVALAGVGALRPHLPRWVDGTFSTALIEGLDGAGGTLVRSLRSDTRYVDGSNRLSVPDPRGTMHAALMRMNGSTVIQGLDGALAHGGTPADANAAGVVGRITTLPTEWRTYVGTQVQQGIAEVFHTQRWGGFSGDAATLSAPDDWDHPASPLDPSIELRAVWNLDQEGLTQAGARRA
- the bktB gene encoding beta-ketothiolase BktB, with product MQREVVVVSGVRTAIGDFGGSLKDVAPTELGALVVRESLARAGVSGEEVGHVVFGHVINTEPKDMYLARVAAIGGGVSQDAPALTLNRLCGSGLQAIVSAAQNILLGDADIAIGAGAESMSRAPYLMPGARWGTRMGESRLVDMMLGALHDPFDAIHMGVTAENVAAKWQITRADQDALAVQSHQRAARAIANGYFKDQIVPVMLKTRKGEVAFVTDEHARAEATLDDMAKLRPVFQKDGTVTAGNASGLNDAAAAVVLMERRTAEQRGVKPLARLVSYAHAGVDPRYMGIGPVPATRRALERAGLSVQDLDVIEANEAFAAQACAVTRDLGLDPAKVNPNGSGISLGHPIGATGALITVKALHELQRVGGRYALVTMCIGGGQGIAAIFERI
- a CDS encoding branched-chain amino acid ABC transporter substrate-binding protein; the protein is MKRFARISAVSVFSLTVGVGAALAASGPIKIGVQAPITGDYAGEGQGIENGVKLLANEQNAAGGLLGRKIDVVVCDDEGKPAQAAICARKLVNDGVIAVIGTYTSGAALAAAPIYSAANVIQTSDGTSDELTAKGWKTFFRNAPPNSAEAVFTAQYLVKAKHYKRIVVLSDHSSYATGLADSVDKAIKADGGNVVAKDYITAGTQDYSAVLTKLKAANPDVVYFSGYYTDGGLIRAQMEQLGMKAAFVGGDANQNAAFAKIAGPAAKGAIIINIPSPENLPYKEAKKFLADYVKAYGSAPPSIYTFTNADGFRAVIAAIKATKSTDTAKLIPWLHNMKGFQGVTGPFSWDAKGERIGSPMAAFEVQADGSYKTVYPM
- a CDS encoding branched-chain amino acid ABC transporter permease, translating into MDFILQQFINGLTVGGIYALIALGYTMVYGVLKLINFAHGDLCILGAFIGLTTLTTGVFGGLSTPVLLALAFIIAVIVVGVAGTVLERLAYKPLRRAHRLSPMVSALGASMLIENGIMLIWGPNVRVFPSNLLPTSTWHIAGAYLSFVQLLIIIGAFILMIALYLFVHHTRLGTAIRAAAIDQDAARLMGINVNRVIASVFVIGPVLGAVGGLFIGLYYRQTYFTMGWSYGLNAFIAAIIGGIGNIPGAMLGGLLLGLFNAFAAGYVSSSWQDAITFALLIAILLVRPSGILGERVAEKV
- a CDS encoding branched-chain amino acid ABC transporter permease; its protein translation is MSKTASQPPGPNKLRRTIGPLLWILGLALPLVSSPAWITVGGIFAIYAIVALSQDIVLGRAGMYDMGHAVYFGIGAYITAILAPTFNWPILATIPVAIVVAALLGAVLSAPIVKLRGDYLLVVTIGFNAIFVLAMKNNLFGLTGGPDGIFGIGGPSVFGHAFDSQSDLFYLNWVALALVLWVMRNLDRSALGRTFRYLKYDELAATTLGVNAHRYKVAAFALAAGVAGLAGSLFAMQLSAVSPGSFQFADSVTLFAIVLVGGQASVPGVLLGTAMMFVVPQIFTDLAQYRYLAFGFAMIVIMVLRPQGIWPARRGGQ
- a CDS encoding ABC transporter ATP-binding protein; its protein translation is MTQTTTIPAVSGETLLELEGVGISFGGLRAVDDLSFRVQRGQIVGLIGPNGAGKTTVFNLITGVYKPTNGHIRWRGQEVTGLQPDKIAAQGIRRTFQTIRLFADMTVLENVVAGEHLQIKQRWWQGLLNTPAQRREEQALVDRAMEVLQQLNLVDVAHENATSLPYGVQRRVELARTLVARPELIILDEPAAGLNEFESAGLNDTIRAIRDAGVTVILVEHDMSVVMNVTDNIVVINFGKKIAEGKPAEIRNNPLVIEAYLGQEDDDEEEDPLMHAVHTGQVSS
- a CDS encoding ABC transporter ATP-binding protein: MSLLEVEDLRVNYGHIQALKGISLQVAEREVVAILGANGAGKTTLMRTLSGLITPQSGKITFAGTETTRLGADKIVRLGIGQSPEGRRVFGTLSVAENLRLGGFTRPPAEIGQSCEYVYKIFPRLYERRAQLAGTLSGGEQQMLAIGRALVTKPKLLLLDEPSLGLAPIIVRNIFQVLREVRATGVTILIVEQNARMALKLADRGYVLEVGRLQHEGSSKELLASPEIQAAYLGHG